Proteins from a single region of Phycisphaeraceae bacterium D3-23:
- a CDS encoding sulfatase, translating to MFTRHRHIAHRLTPTLGLVAALLVLAACSTDGKPGTTATSGTTTHATATTNHPAESHRDADPPALAGSRPNIIFIFTDDHAPHAISAYGSVINETPHIDRLANEGTLFRRSYCCNSICGPSRAAILTGLHSHANGFMQNGNRFDGHQQTFPQLLQRAGYQTALYGKWHLNSDPVGFDDWAILPGQGAYYNPDFIFPDGRRRVEGYCTDVATDMALEWLDNGRDADKPFVLMCQHKAPHRSWMPGPEELDMYDGETIPEPDTLFDDYAGRTPAAADNEMEIDRHMSFGYDLMCPIDDDEWLMNAYRNNMNRMTFAQRARWNIAFEEENAAFREAMPDMTHEEIVRWKYQRYIKNYLRCVAGVDRNVGRVLDWLDENPELAANTIVIYSSDQGFYLGDNGWYDKRWMYEESFAMPLIVRWPDHIPAGVENHELVQNIDYAPTFLDLAGVEPDEPMHGMSLVPLLEGDAELPGRDALYYHYYESRATHRVAAHYGIATDRYKLIHYYEPEWDSWELFDLQEDPDERQSVYGDPAYDEVQTRLHRELNELKQDVGNHFGGTDHPDLGKVMGITGVRWIEGGWLLTGSGDGAFAVEELDAPADTLSVTCTVRSEREDGIRNGQIALSDDGGKTVLRAGVYIGSGQYVVLNPAGQTIAEMKIAGEEPVEAYELIVEVADGTLTLTANGARMRVNLPDGFGPITHVGYGLNNTATRFTDLTVEAGE from the coding sequence ATGTTTACCCGTCACCGCCACATCGCACACCGACTGACACCCACGCTCGGCCTGGTCGCGGCCCTGCTCGTCCTTGCCGCCTGCTCCACAGACGGCAAGCCAGGCACAACCGCTACAAGCGGCACCACGACCCACGCCACCGCAACGACCAACCACCCCGCGGAGTCACACCGCGACGCCGACCCGCCGGCCCTCGCCGGCTCGCGCCCCAACATCATCTTTATCTTCACCGACGACCACGCCCCCCACGCCATCAGCGCCTACGGCTCGGTCATCAACGAAACGCCCCATATCGACCGCCTCGCCAACGAAGGCACCCTCTTCCGCCGAAGCTACTGCTGCAACTCCATCTGCGGACCCTCCCGCGCCGCCATCCTCACCGGGCTCCACTCCCACGCCAACGGCTTCATGCAAAACGGCAACCGCTTCGACGGACACCAGCAAACCTTCCCCCAACTCCTCCAACGCGCCGGCTACCAGACCGCGCTCTACGGCAAGTGGCACCTCAACTCCGACCCCGTCGGCTTCGACGACTGGGCCATCCTCCCGGGCCAAGGCGCGTACTACAACCCCGACTTCATCTTCCCCGACGGCCGACGACGCGTCGAGGGCTACTGCACCGATGTCGCCACCGACATGGCGCTCGAATGGCTCGACAACGGCCGCGACGCCGACAAGCCCTTCGTCCTCATGTGCCAGCACAAGGCCCCCCACCGCTCGTGGATGCCCGGGCCCGAAGAGCTCGACATGTACGACGGCGAAACCATCCCCGAGCCCGACACGCTCTTCGACGACTACGCCGGCCGAACACCCGCCGCCGCCGACAACGAGATGGAGATCGACCGGCACATGTCGTTCGGCTACGACCTCATGTGCCCGATCGACGACGACGAGTGGCTCATGAACGCCTACCGCAACAACATGAACCGCATGACGTTCGCGCAGCGCGCCCGCTGGAACATCGCGTTCGAAGAAGAAAACGCCGCCTTCCGCGAGGCCATGCCCGACATGACCCACGAAGAGATCGTCCGCTGGAAGTATCAGCGCTACATCAAGAACTACCTCCGCTGCGTCGCCGGCGTCGACCGCAACGTCGGCCGCGTCCTCGACTGGCTCGACGAAAACCCCGAACTCGCCGCCAACACCATCGTCATCTACAGCTCCGACCAGGGCTTCTACCTCGGCGACAACGGCTGGTACGACAAACGCTGGATGTACGAAGAAAGCTTCGCCATGCCGCTCATCGTCCGCTGGCCCGACCACATCCCCGCCGGCGTCGAGAACCACGAGCTGGTACAGAACATCGACTACGCGCCGACGTTCCTCGACCTCGCCGGCGTCGAGCCCGACGAGCCGATGCACGGCATGTCGCTGGTCCCCCTGCTCGAAGGCGACGCCGAGCTGCCCGGCCGCGACGCGCTCTACTACCACTACTACGAGTCCCGCGCGACCCACCGCGTCGCCGCGCACTACGGCATCGCGACCGACCGCTACAAGCTCATCCACTACTACGAGCCCGAGTGGGATAGCTGGGAGCTCTTCGACCTCCAGGAAGACCCCGACGAACGACAGAGCGTCTACGGCGACCCCGCCTACGACGAGGTGCAGACGCGCCTGCACCGCGAACTCAACGAACTCAAACAAGACGTCGGCAACCACTTCGGCGGCACCGACCACCCGGACCTGGGCAAAGTCATGGGCATCACCGGCGTCCGCTGGATCGAAGGCGGCTGGCTGCTCACCGGCTCGGGCGACGGTGCGTTCGCCGTCGAGGAACTCGACGCACCCGCCGACACGCTCTCCGTCACCTGCACCGTCCGCAGCGAGCGCGAAGACGGCATCCGCAACGGACAGATCGCGCTCAGCGACGACGGCGGCAAAACCGTCCTCCGCGCCGGCGTCTACATCGGCTCGGGCCAGTACGTCGTACTCAACCCGGCAGGCCAAACCATCGCCGAGATGAAGATCGCGGGCGAAGAACCCGTCGAGGCCTACGAACTCATCGTGGAAGTCGCCGACGGCACGCTCACCCTCACCGCCAACGGCGCACGCATGCGCGTCAACCTCCCGGACGGCTTCGGCCCCATCACCCATGTCGGCTACGGCCTCAACAACACCGCAACCCGCTTCACCGACCTCACCGTCGAGGCGGGCGAGTAA
- a CDS encoding cytochrome P460 family protein produces the protein MRGMQRFGAIALVFGLLAGCSGGDPAAEQPPGPDEARLVENAEPGTATDLDSAALWADALIAAATHWEATTPRPVAITAAEAALCRETRPASVYGPHGRHAYWVRVNPDGAAAFAALDTMPVGSVIVKEKHYFAEQAQTHATPTALGVMIKRAPGYDPDHGDWEYAYITLDADGAADQITRGQIATCIDCHTNNARHDYLYRNYLDSSIPRLE, from the coding sequence ATGCGTGGAATGCAGAGGTTTGGGGCGATCGCACTGGTGTTCGGGCTCCTCGCGGGGTGTTCGGGCGGCGACCCGGCGGCGGAGCAACCGCCCGGCCCGGACGAGGCGCGCCTTGTCGAAAACGCCGAACCGGGAACTGCGACCGACCTCGACAGCGCGGCCTTGTGGGCCGACGCGCTCATCGCCGCTGCCACCCACTGGGAGGCCACGACCCCGCGGCCGGTCGCCATCACCGCCGCCGAGGCCGCGCTGTGCCGTGAAACCCGCCCCGCCTCCGTCTACGGCCCCCACGGCCGACACGCCTACTGGGTCCGCGTCAACCCCGACGGCGCAGCGGCCTTTGCCGCGTTGGACACCATGCCGGTCGGAAGCGTCATCGTCAAAGAAAAACACTACTTCGCCGAGCAAGCCCAGACCCACGCCACCCCCACCGCGCTGGGCGTCATGATCAAACGCGCGCCCGGCTATGACCCCGACCACGGCGACTGGGAGTACGCCTACATCACCCTCGACGCCGACGGCGCAGCCGATCAAATCACACGCGGGCAGATCGCCACCTGTATCGATTGCCACACGAACAACGCCCGGCACGACTACCTCTACCGAAACTACCTGGACAGCTCGATCCCGCGATTGGAATGA
- a CDS encoding phosphomannomutase/phosphoglucomutase, with translation MISKVFKAYDVRALYPEPLGEDEAWKVGYATAELLKKENGGKPGKVVVSRDHRPAAPSMAGALISGLRAAGMDVVDVGKCDTSVQYFAIPHLNAVGGVQCTASHNPIEYIGFKISRAGAKPIGMGSGLETIRDTAQGLEDGDKSCPEPVGKLSSHDIWDYYADHIRSFLKPALPKPVKLFVDCSNGMGTTLLDKVFRGIENLEVIAVNDTYTDQWAHEPNPLVEENMVPTQDGVREHGCDLGACFDGDADRCMLVDDQGELCGCDHLTALLAQAFVTMHPGGPVVYDLRSSKVVEETIDALGVKPVRSKVGHVNIKQALRECGGSFGGELSGHFYFKDNSFADSGAILLAVALGMLGGTDAKLSDLIAPFRKYPQSGERNYTCDDKDAVLASLKSDFGQGADLVDDLDGVTVDCWSSGSDVVEGGGWWFNVRASNTEPLLRLNAEAKDEATLAALLAKLTPRLGTLAAGH, from the coding sequence ATGATCTCCAAAGTATTCAAGGCCTACGACGTCCGCGCCCTCTACCCCGAGCCGCTGGGCGAAGACGAGGCCTGGAAGGTCGGCTACGCCACCGCCGAACTCCTCAAGAAAGAAAACGGCGGCAAGCCCGGCAAGGTCGTCGTCTCGCGCGACCACCGGCCGGCCGCGCCGTCGATGGCGGGGGCGCTGATCTCCGGCCTCCGCGCAGCGGGGATGGACGTCGTCGACGTCGGCAAGTGCGACACCTCCGTGCAGTACTTCGCGATCCCGCACCTCAATGCCGTCGGCGGCGTGCAGTGTACGGCGAGCCACAACCCGATCGAGTACATCGGCTTCAAGATCAGCCGGGCCGGCGCCAAGCCGATCGGGATGGGCAGCGGGCTCGAAACGATCCGCGACACCGCGCAGGGGCTCGAGGACGGCGACAAGTCGTGCCCCGAGCCGGTCGGCAAGCTGAGCAGCCACGACATCTGGGACTACTACGCCGACCACATCCGCTCGTTCCTCAAGCCCGCGCTGCCCAAGCCCGTCAAGCTCTTTGTCGACTGCTCCAACGGCATGGGCACAACGCTGCTCGACAAGGTCTTCCGCGGGATCGAGAACCTCGAAGTGATCGCTGTGAACGACACGTACACCGACCAATGGGCGCACGAGCCCAACCCGCTCGTAGAAGAGAACATGGTGCCGACGCAGGACGGTGTGCGCGAGCACGGCTGCGATCTTGGCGCGTGCTTCGATGGCGACGCGGACCGCTGCATGCTGGTCGATGACCAGGGCGAGCTCTGCGGCTGCGACCATCTGACGGCGCTGCTGGCCCAGGCGTTTGTGACGATGCACCCCGGCGGTCCCGTCGTCTACGACCTGCGCAGCTCCAAGGTCGTCGAAGAGACGATCGATGCGCTGGGTGTGAAACCCGTGCGCAGCAAGGTCGGCCACGTCAACATCAAGCAGGCCCTGCGCGAATGCGGCGGCAGCTTCGGCGGCGAGCTGTCGGGCCACTTCTACTTCAAGGACAACAGCTTCGCCGACTCGGGCGCGATCCTGCTGGCGGTCGCGCTGGGCATGCTCGGCGGCACGGACGCCAAACTCAGCGACCTCATCGCGCCGTTCCGCAAGTACCCGCAATCGGGCGAACGCAACTACACCTGCGACGACAAAGACGCCGTGCTCGCGTCGCTCAAGTCGGACTTCGGCCAAGGCGCGGACCTGGTCGACGACCTCGACGGCGTGACGGTGGACTGCTGGTCCAGCGGCAGCGACGTGGTCGAGGGCGGCGGCTGGTGGTTCAACGTCCGCGCAAGCAACACCGAGCCGCTGCTGCGACTCAACGCCGAGGCGAAAGATGAGGCGACCCTCGCCGCGCTGCTTGCGAAGCTGACGCCCCGCCTGGGGACGCTCGCGGCTGGGCACTGA